The proteins below are encoded in one region of Streptomyces cyanogenus:
- a CDS encoding ArsA family ATPase, which yields MSPDPAEESETAAGPEQGRRLSPARVLDVDPLLDDPKTRIVVCCGAGGVGKTTTAAALGLRAAERGRKVVVLTIDPAKRLAQSMGIDSLDNVPRRVKGTDGDGELHAMMLDMKRTFDEVVEAHADPDRAAAILANPFYQSLSAGFAGTQEYMAMEKLGQLRAKDEWDLIVVDTPPSRSALDFLDAPKRLGSFLDGRLIRLLTAPAKLGGRAGMAFLNVGMSMMTGTLGKLLGGQLLKDVQTFVAAMDTTFGGFRTRADATYKLLQAPGTAFLVVAAPERDALREAAYFVERLAAEDMPLVGLVLNRVHGSGAGRLSAERALAAAENLEDRRIVDQGGGKAGLRNSPDTYGSSQPPAPETAVTASEEGSPADAERSVDRLTAGLLRLHADRMQLLSREQRTRDRFTARHPEVAVVEVPALPGDVHDLAGLRDIGDRLAAGHPEDL from the coding sequence CGGCGCGGGCGGCGTCGGCAAGACGACCACCGCGGCGGCCCTCGGCCTGAGGGCGGCCGAGCGGGGCCGCAAGGTGGTCGTGCTGACCATCGACCCGGCCAAGCGGCTGGCCCAGTCGATGGGCATCGACTCCCTCGACAACGTGCCGCGCCGGGTGAAGGGCACCGATGGCGACGGCGAGCTGCACGCCATGATGCTCGACATGAAGCGCACCTTCGACGAGGTCGTGGAGGCGCACGCGGATCCCGACCGGGCCGCCGCGATCCTGGCGAACCCCTTCTACCAGTCGCTCTCGGCGGGCTTCGCGGGCACGCAGGAGTACATGGCGATGGAGAAGCTGGGCCAGCTGCGGGCGAAGGACGAGTGGGACCTGATCGTGGTCGACACCCCGCCGTCCCGCTCCGCGCTGGACTTCCTGGACGCGCCCAAGCGGCTCGGTTCCTTCCTGGACGGCCGGCTCATCCGCCTGCTGACCGCTCCGGCGAAGCTCGGTGGCCGCGCGGGGATGGCGTTCCTCAACGTCGGCATGTCGATGATGACCGGAACGCTGGGCAAGCTGCTGGGCGGTCAGCTGCTGAAGGACGTCCAGACGTTCGTGGCCGCGATGGACACCACCTTCGGCGGTTTCCGTACGCGCGCGGACGCCACCTACAAGCTCCTCCAGGCGCCCGGTACGGCGTTCCTGGTGGTGGCGGCGCCGGAGCGGGACGCGCTGCGCGAGGCGGCGTACTTCGTGGAGCGGCTGGCCGCGGAGGACATGCCGCTGGTGGGCCTGGTGCTCAACCGCGTCCACGGCAGCGGTGCCGGCCGGCTGTCGGCCGAGCGGGCGCTCGCCGCCGCGGAAAATCTTGAGGACCGCCGCATTGTCGATCAGGGGGGCGGGAAAGCTGGACTTCGTAACTCTCCCGACACGTACGGCAGTTCACAACCTCCCGCACCCGAGACCGCAGTCACCGCTTCCGAGGAAGGCTCCCCCGCCGACGCGGAACGCTCCGTCGACCGGCTCACCGCGGGTCTGCTCAGGCTGCATGCCGACCGCATGCAGCTGCTCTCGCGTGAGCAGCGCACGCGGGACCGTTTCACCGCCCGCCACCCCGAGGTGGCGGTGGTCGAAGTACCCGCGCTGCCCGGCGACGTCCACGACCTCGCGGGCCTGCGCGACATCGGGGACCGGCTGGCAGCCGGACACCCGGAGGACCTGTAG